A window of the Ipomoea triloba cultivar NCNSP0323 chromosome 14, ASM357664v1 genome harbors these coding sequences:
- the LOC116004138 gene encoding heavy metal-associated isoprenylated plant protein 36-like, protein MAKNSGNDGLESLKYKTWVLKIFIHCEGCKKKVKKILQSIDGKCLWNTIDAQQHKVSFTGNVDPETVIKKLVKMGKHAEVWQAEEFGNQEKKPSKSKKNKSQQENKDADDASNDEEKTSAVKTESTVKDGGKGKVNPKGQPEDICSNVKESMVEGKGSSGGIGSKKKKGQSNNAAKRGAENGGNSDGSPLSAPQMDIPSGMKDPGLLCEQIHPYHQVYHPIPEYGMSYNTAYPSTSNSSYYEPDMQAYPYPHYYAPPPPPSDPITTMNDHSDYDYDDDDSGCTVM, encoded by the exons ATGGCAAAAAACTCTGGCAATGATGGTTTGGAGTCCCTAAAATACAAG ACATGGGTGTTGAAAATCTTCATCCATTGTGAAGGTTGCAAGAAGAAAGTCAAGAAAATTCTTCAGAGCATTGATGGTAA GTGTCTATGGAACACCATTGATGCTCAGCAGCATAAAGTTAGTTTCACTGGGAATGTTGATCCCGAAACAGTAATCAAGAAACTGGTGAAAATGGGGAAGCATGCAGAGGTTTGGCAAGCAGAAGAGTTTGGCAATCAAGAGAAAAAACCTAGCAAGTCGAAGAAAAACAAGAGCCAACAGGAAAACAAAGATGCTGATGATGCTAGCAACGATGAGGAGAAAACTTCGGCAGTGAAAACTGAAAGTACTGTTAAAGATGGCGGCAAAGGCAAGGTAAATCCGAAAGGTCAACCGGAGGACATTTGTAGCAATGTTAAGGAATCTATGGTGGAGGGAAAAGGTAGCTCTGGTGGCATTGGCAGCAAAAAGAAGAAAGGACAGAGCAATAATGCAGCCAAACGGGGAGCTGAAAATGGTGGCAATAGCGATGGGTCTCCTTTATCTGCTCCCCAAATGGACATACCGAGTGGAATGAAAGATCCCGGCCTGTTGTGCGAGCAAATCCACCCATATCATCAGGTTTACCATCCAATCCCAGAGTATGGAATGAGTTACAACACGGCGTATCCTAGTACTAGTAACTCTTCATATTATGAACCCGACATGCAAGCTTATCCTTATCCCCATTACTATGCACCACCTCCCCCACCGTCTGATCCAATCACAACCATGAATGATCACAGTGactatgattatgatgatgatgatagtgGATGCACAGTCATGTAA
- the LOC116004998 gene encoding translocase of chloroplast 159, chloroplastic, whose product MDSKEAALSPSSEVSDMKIAGMGSDTYAGFPGDGMIVEGKEGTLDEENIGNGIGGANSDDPLAGSPVTEKGIPVSEVLVNDDGDSLNKIGGLEGEKGVERDGVLLEKEYSVENGFPNSVVLVNGVEGLNGSATEVQPGGLEGSGASSGDKVAKDEFVNPVSEGGSTVKAEGNNVKSQEVEEDKSVGASSVETLTNVLEDTTEKVVPKPEVLVNDDVENLNNVGALEGEKIVDGDGALLDEEFRSRRESEGSGSSVDNGFPNSTGINELNGSASKVEDKVTADEKFNEFVNPSSEGDSVVHLDKVEEVNLKGEEDKTVGETVNVNLSEEEVAIVGEEGKDVEKQEVPVEGVASINGTDEMKQLNEDVTGMTVSEVDDQMTKSETVKPKAINLDVSEHFGESINDTRSTEIEKLPDKETNQMASDTIHSNGGPISIQSDMEDEVSRVASFPVSDEQSSKVYAREIPGGEDDTNYQINGDGGDLEGLISDQESDGMIFGSSEAARQFIEELERESGHVPHSGGEASRDVEQRIDGQIVTDSDEEVDTDEEGDGNQMLNSSALAALLKAATGADPNGGSITITSQDGSRLFSVERPAGLGSSLRSLRAAPPSNRSNLFTPTLSNSSESENNLSEEEKKKLEKLQNIRVKFFRLVQRLGFTSDESIATQVLYRLSLIAGRQNSQLFSLDTARSTALQLETEGKDDLDFSVNILVLGKSGVGKSATINSILGEEMAPINAFAPATTSVKEICGNVHGVKIRVFDTPGLKSSAMEQAYNRSVLSTVKKFTKKNPIDIVLYVDRLDAQTRDLNDLPLLRTITSSLGSAIWRSSIVTMTHAASAPPEGPTGSPLSYDVFVNQRSRVVQQSIGHAMGDLHMMSPSMMNPVSLVENHPACRRNREGERILPNGQIWKPQLLLLCYSMKILAEANSLSKPQDPFDHRRLFGFRARAPPLPYMLSSMLQSRAHPKLSAEQGGDNVDSDIDLDDLSDSDQEGEDEYDQLPPFKPLRRAQIANLSKEQKKAYFDEYDYRVKLLQKKQWREELRRMREMKNRGKSAAALEYDNNDEDAPAPVAVPLPDMVLPPSFDGDNPTFRYRFLESTSQFLARPVLDAHGWDHDCGYEGVNVEHSRAFANRFPAAITVQVTKDKKDFTISLDSSVSAKHGENGSSMAGFDIQNIGKQLAYIVRGETKFKNLKKNKTAGGVSVTFLGENIVTGLKVEDQITFGRQYGLVGSAGVVKSKQDTAYGANIELQRREAEYPIGQVQSTVSMSLIKWRGDFAMGFNGLAEFSTGRNSKVAVRAGLNNKLSGQISVRTSSSDNLSLALAGILPVAVAIYRKLYPGAAENYSIY is encoded by the exons ATGGACTCAAAGGAAGCAGCTTTGTCTCCATCATCTGAAGTTTCag ATATGAAAATTGCTGGAATGGGTAGTGACACTTATGCGGGGTTTCCTGGTGATGGTATGATTGTGGAGGGTAAAGAGGGGACGTTGGATGAGGAGAACATAGGGAATGGAATTGGCGGAGCGAATTCCGATGACCCTTTGGCGGGTTCGCCGGTTACTGAGAAGGGCATCCCAGTTTCTGAGGTTTTGGTGAATGATGATGGTGATAGTCTTAATAAAATTGGGGGTTTAGAGGGTGAGAAGGGTGTTGAGAGAGATGGGGTTTTGCTGGAGAAAGAATATAGTGTTGAGAATGGTTTCCCTAATTCAGTTGTGCTTGTAAATGGTGTTGAGGGGTTGAATGGGAGTGCTACTGAGGTTCAACCTGGTGGTTTAGAGGGTTCCGGGGCTAGTAGTGGGGATAAGGTTGCTAAGGATGAGTTTGTAAATCCTGTGAGTGAAGGGGGCTCCACCGTGAAGGCGGAGGGAAACAATGTGAAAAGTCAGGAAGTGGAGGAGGATAAGTCAGTTGGGGCTTCGAGTGTTGAGACTTTGACTAATGTTTTGGAGGATACTACTGAGAAGGTTGTGCCAAAACCCGAGGTTTTGGTGAATGATGATGTTGAGAATCTTAATAATGTTGGGGCCTTGGAGGGTGAGAAGATTGTTGACGGAGATGGGGCTTTGTTGGATGAAGAATTTAGGAGTAGAAGAGAATCTGAGGGCTCCGGTTCTAGTGTTGACAATGGCTTCCCTAATTCAACTGGCATTAATGAGTTGAATGGAAGTGCTAGCAAGGTTGAGGATAAGGTGACCGCAGATGAGAAGTTTAATGAATTTGTGAATCCTTCAAGTGAAGGGGACTCTGTCGTGCATCTGGACAAGGTGGAGGAGGTTAATTTGAAAGGTGAAGAGGACAAGACAGTTGGGGAAACCGTAAATGTTAATCTTTCAGAGGAAGAGGTTGCTATTGTTGGGGAAGAAGGAAAGGATGTGGAAAAGCAGGAGGTTCCAGTTGAGGGTGTGGCATCAATCAATGGAACTGATGAAATGAAGCAACTTAACGAAGATGTGACTGGTATGACGGTAAGTGAAGTAGATGACCAGATGACTAAATCTGAAACTGTTAAACCAAAAGCTATCAATCTTGATGTGTCTGAGCATTTTGGCGAAAGTATAAATGATACTAGAAGTACAGAAATAGAGAAGCTGCCAGataaagaaacaaatcaaaTGGCATCAGATACTATACACAGTAATGGCGGGCCTATTAGCATTCAGAGTGACATGGAAGATGAGGTTTCCAGAGTAGCTAGTTTTCCAGTTTCTGATGAGCAAAGCTCAAAAGTTTATGCCCGGGAAATACCAGGAGGTGAAGATGACACCAATTATCAGATAAATGGAGATGGTGGTGACCTAGAAGGCTTAATTTCTGATCAGGAATCAGATGGTATGATTTTTGGAAGCTCTGAAGCAGCCAGACAGTTCATTGAGGAGTTGGAAAGGGAGTCGGGTCACGTTCCTCATTCAGGAGGTGAGGCTTCACGTGATGTTGAGCAGAGGATTGATGGACAGATTGTAACAGACTCAGACGAGGAGGTAGACACTGACGAGGAAGGGGACGGGAATCAAATGCTTAATTCCTCTGCCTTAGCTGCTTTGTTGAAAGCTGCAACAGGTGCTGACCCTAATGGTGGAAGTATCACAATAACCTCTCAGGATGGATCTAGGCTATTCTCAGTGGAGCGTCCTGCTGGATTGGGATCATCACTCCGTTCTCTGAGAGCTGCTCCCCCATCAAACCGTTCCAATCTTTTTACTCCCACACTTTCAAATAGCTCTGAATCTGAGAACAACTTGagtgaagaagaaaagaagaagcttGAGAAGCTGCAGAACATCAGAGTAAAATTTTTTAGACTTGTTCAGAGGTTGGGCTTCACCTCAGATGAATCCATAGCTACCCAGGTTCTGTACAGGCTGTCACTCATTGCAGGAAGGCAAAACAGCCAACTCTTTAGCTTAGATACGGCCAGGTCAACAGCTCTGCAGCTTGAAACTGAGGGGAAAGATGATCTAGACTTCTCTGTGAATATACTAGTTCTTGGAAAGTCTGGAGTGGGAAAGAGTGCCACCATAAATTCTATTCTTGGAGAAGAGATGGCTCCAATTAATGCATTTGCACCTGCGACTACTAGTGTGAAAGAAATATGTGGAAATGTACATGGAGTCAAGATTCGGGTCTTTGATACACCTGGTCTGAAGTCCTCTGCTATGGAACAGGCTTACAACCGCAGTGTCTTGTCAACAGTTAAAAAGTTCACAAAGAAGAACCCAATAGATATTGTCCTCTATGTAGATCGATTGGATGCACAAACCAGAGATCTTAATGATCTACCGCTGCTGAGGACTATCACGAGCTCCCTTGGCTCTGCTATCTGGCGAAGTTCCATTGTCACCATGACACATGCAGCTTCTGCACCTCCCGAGGGGCCTACTGGTTCTCCTTTGAGTTATGATGTGTTTGTTAATCAAAGATCACGCGTTGTTCAGCAGTCTATCGGGCATGCTATGGGAGACCTACATATGATGAGTCCAAGTATGATGAATCCCGTTTCTCTTGTTGAAAACCATCCTGCTTGTCGAAGGAATAGGGAGGGCGAGAGGATACTACCTAATGGCCAGATTTGGAAGCCACAGTTACTGTTGCTATGCTATTCAATGAAGATCTTGGCTGAAGCAAATTCTCTTTCCAAGCCTCAAGATCCATTTGACCACCGTAGGCTATTTGGTTTTCGTGCCCGCGCACCACCTCTTCCATACATGTTGTCTTCAATGTTACAATCGCGTGCACACCCAAAGCTATCTGCTGAACAGGGTGGTGATAATGTTGATTCTGATATTGACTTGGATGACTTGTCTGATTCTGATCAAGAAGGAGAAGATGAGTATGACCAGCTCCCTCCCTTTAAGCCTCTCCGGAGAGCTCAAATTGCAAATCTCAGTAAAGAACAAAAGAAGGCATACTTTGATGAGTATGACTATCGAGTGAAACTCCTTCAGAAGAAGCAATGGAGAGAAGAGTTGAGAAGAATGAGAGAGATGAAAAACAGAGGCAAGAGTGCTGCTGCACTTGAATATGACAACAATGACGAAGATGCCCCAGCTCCTGTGGCCGTTCCGTTACCTGATATGGTCCTTCCTCCTTCCTTTGATGGCGATAATCCTACATTCAGGTATCGATTCTTGGAGTCAACATCACAGTTTCTAGCGAGGCCAGTTTTAGATGCACATGGCTGGGACCATGATTGTGGTTATGAAGGTGTCAACGTTGAACACAGTCGAGCATTTGCAAATCGTTTCCCTGCAGCAATTACTGTCCAAGTCACAAAAGACAAGAAAGATTTCACtataagtttagactcttcTGTTTCTGCTAAACACGGAGAGAATGGATCAAGCATGGCAGGTTTTGACATTCAAAACATTGGAAAGCAGCTTGCATATATTGTTCGGGGTGAAACAAAGTTCAAGAATTTGAAAAAGAACAAGACAGCTGGTGGAGTATCTGTTACATTCCTCGGTGAAAATATAGTAACTGGGCTTAAGGTCGAAGATCAGATTACTTTTGGCAGGCAGTATGGTCTGGTTGGCAGTGCGGGCGTGGTCAAATCGAAGCAGGATACAGCCTATGGAGCCAATATTGAACTGCAGCGTAGGGAAGCCGAGTACCCAATTGGTCAGGTTCAATCTACAGTTAGTATGTCTCTGATTAAATGGAGAGGGGACTTCGCAATGGGATTCAACGGTTTGGCTGAATTCTCTACTGGCCGTAATTCAAAGGTGGCTGTTCGGGCAGGACTAAACAACAAACTCAGTGGCCAGATCTCAGTGAGGACTAGCAGCTCCGACAATCTCTCTCTTGCACTAGCGGGCATCCTTCCTGTCGCAGTTGCCATCTACCGGAAGCTTTATCCAGGTGCTGCTGAGAATTACTCAATCTACTAG